In a genomic window of Desulfosporosinus sp. Sb-LF:
- a CDS encoding DUF1657 domain-containing protein, producing MTVQADMEKAVAAAQSALGTYEAFSTSTLDESAKQMFKEMSSDMERHVGQLRGRLNYVTQNNAMNKPLS from the coding sequence TTGACAGTTCAAGCAGACATGGAAAAAGCAGTAGCCGCTGCACAATCGGCACTTGGAACCTACGAAGCTTTTTCAACCTCAACCCTAGACGAGTCCGCTAAACAAATGTTTAAGGAAATGTCCAGTGATATGGAACGTCATGTTGGGCAACTGAGAGGACGGTTAAATTACGTAACTCAGAATAACGCTATGAAT